The genomic DNA GGGAGTATCCAGGACTTCTACAGTGTGACCGATGCGACGCAGACCCAGACCCTTAACGCACAGTTTGTGGTTAGGGATGCGGCCGGTCATGCTTTTGATCAGCGTAACTTTTACGGTAGCCATGATCAGAAGATCTCCTTGACGCTTTTGCCACGCTTGGCGGCAATGGATTCAGGAGACTGCATTGCTTTCAAACCCTTGAAAGTGGCGTGAACCACGTTTACTGGGTTAGTCGAGCCATAGCACTTGGCCAGAACGTTCTGAACGCCAGCAACTTCGAGGACAGCACGCATAGCGCCGCCAGCGATGATACCGGTACCTTCAGAAGCAGGCTGCATGTACACCTTCGAAGCGCCATGGGCGGACTTCATTGCGTACTGCAGAGTGGTGCCGTTCAGATCAACCTGGATCATGTTGCGGCGAGCAGCTTCCATTGCCTTCTGGATCGCAGCAGGCACTTCACGCGACTTGCCACGGCCGAAGCCAACACGGCCTTTACCATCACCCACTACGGTCAACGCAGTGAAAGTGAAGATACGGCCGCCTTTAACGGTTTTGGCTACGCGGTTAACTTGAACCAGCTTCTCGATGTAGCCTTCGTCGCGCTTTTGGTCGTTATTTGACATAACTTAGAACTCCAGCCCAGCTTCACGAGCAGCATCAGCCAGCGCCTTGACGCGGCCGTGGTACTTGAAGCCAGAGCGGTCGAAAGCCACCTGCGAGACGCCAGCGGCTTTAGCACGCGTAGCGACCAGCTGGCCAACCTTAGTGGCCGCGTCGATGTTGCCAGTGGCGCCATCACGCAGTTCTTTATCCAAAGTCGAGGCACTTGCCAGGACTTTGT from Pseudomonas beijingensis includes the following:
- the rplR gene encoding 50S ribosomal protein L18, with the translated sequence MTDKKVTRLRRARKARLKMHELEVVRLCVFRSSQHIYAQVISADGNKVLASASTLDKELRDGATGNIDAATKVGQLVATRAKAAGVSQVAFDRSGFKYHGRVKALADAAREAGLEF
- the rpsE gene encoding 30S ribosomal protein S5 produces the protein MSNNDQKRDEGYIEKLVQVNRVAKTVKGGRIFTFTALTVVGDGKGRVGFGRGKSREVPAAIQKAMEAARRNMIQVDLNGTTLQYAMKSAHGASKVYMQPASEGTGIIAGGAMRAVLEVAGVQNVLAKCYGSTNPVNVVHATFKGLKAMQSPESIAAKRGKSVKEIF
- the rpmD gene encoding 50S ribosomal protein L30 — its product is MATVKVTLIKSMTGRIPNHKLCVKGLGLRRIGHTVEVLDTPENRGMINKAYYMLRVEG